One stretch of Rhipicephalus sanguineus isolate Rsan-2018 chromosome 10, BIME_Rsan_1.4, whole genome shotgun sequence DNA includes these proteins:
- the LOC119406469 gene encoding uncharacterized protein LOC119406469, with the protein MKGLSERLATVRGANHALYADDITVWCMGGSDAGVEQALQEALDITENFLVGSGLSLSSAKSELLLYRPTRQGLRNLTSLEQIPIALHRRAGQKIPRVDSIRVLGLLLESKGGNSRTIARITSKTENMLRLILRVSNRRDSRSAARAFASGSISREAAAILGCEGAVGFHTITWFPAHMGANVHPNVPNANEFAHDRARGKSLPVEEAVELPPRTKIRLLQAENPHLPLERR; encoded by the exons ATGAAGGGCCTCTCGGAGCGACTCGCTACGGTGCGCGGAGCTAACCATGCTCtgtacgcggacgatatcacCGTGTGGTGCATGGGAGGGTCCGACGCCGGGGTAGAGCAGGCCCTTCAAGAGGCACTAGACATCACAGAGAACTTTCTAGTCGGTTCAGGCCTGAGCCTGTCATCGGCCAAGTCTGAGTTATTACTATACAGACCCACCCGACAAGGGCTGAGGAACCTCACTTCTTTAGAACAGATTCCCATAGCTTTACACAGACGGGCTGGGCAGAAAATACCCAGGGTGGACTCCATCAGGGTCCTCGGACTCCTGCTAGAGTCCAAGGGGGGCAACTCACGGACTATAGCCCGCATCACCTCAAAGACGGAGAACATGCTTAGGCTCATACTCAGGGTTTCGAACCGCAGGG ACTCGCGTTCCGCAGCTAGGGCTTTCGCCTCTGGCTCGATCTCGCGTGAGGCAGCGGCCATCCTCGGCTGTGAGGGAGCTGTCGGGTTTCACACCATaacatggttcccggcccacatgggggcCAACGTACATCCCAATGTCCCCAACGCCAATGAGTttgcccatgaccgtgcgcgag GAAAGTCTCTTCCAGTGGAGGAAGCAGTTGAGCTTCCTCCGCGTACAAAAATTAGACTGTTGCAGGCCGAGAACCCACATCTGCCGCTCGAGCGCCGTTAG